A single Methanobacterium formicicum DNA region contains:
- a CDS encoding glycosyltransferase family 2 protein, whose translation MLSVIILNYKNVNLTSKCVSYVINATKDANIKTQVIIVDNSAQETADKLKTLIPDAYIIENIENKGFSKANNQGILASEGEFVLLLNNDAFINSKCLVTGIDYIKNNNKCGVWAPKLVGEDGSFQVSCAELPSIKGLIQEYILLKDNNSYPDLNKWKEPHNVGNVIGAFMLMEKKKIEEVGLLDEDYFFTVEDVDYCKRIHEAGYSVIYDPRCEIVHIGGASQEDKWINDPYMHKFRVLYFRKNHGVFMASLSKIIIYMGLKIRKCFSKYSKLRKKE comes from the coding sequence ATGCTATCTGTAATAATATTAAATTATAAAAATGTAAATCTCACATCGAAATGTGTTAGTTATGTGATTAATGCAACTAAAGATGCAAATATAAAAACTCAAGTGATAATCGTTGACAACAGCGCCCAAGAAACTGCTGATAAACTTAAAACGCTTATACCTGATGCTTATATAATTGAAAATATTGAAAACAAGGGTTTTTCTAAAGCGAATAATCAAGGTATTCTCGCTAGTGAAGGTGAATTTGTTTTACTATTGAATAATGATGCTTTTATTAATTCAAAATGTTTAGTCACTGGAATAGATTATATTAAAAATAATAATAAATGTGGAGTATGGGCTCCGAAACTAGTGGGTGAAGATGGATCCTTTCAGGTTTCGTGTGCAGAATTGCCTTCTATTAAAGGATTAATTCAGGAATATATTCTATTAAAAGATAATAATTCTTATCCTGATTTGAATAAATGGAAAGAACCACACAATGTAGGCAATGTCATCGGTGCTTTTATGCTGATGGAAAAAAAGAAAATTGAAGAAGTAGGATTATTAGATGAGGATTATTTCTTCACAGTGGAAGACGTAGACTACTGTAAAAGGATTCACGAAGCAGGATATTCTGTAATATATGATCCTAGATGTGAAATAGTCCACATTGGTGGCGCTTCACAGGAAGATAAATGGATAAACGACCCTTATATGCATAAATTCCGTGTTCTTTATTTTAGGAAAAACCATGGAGTATTTATGGCATCCTTATCAAAGATCATCATTTATATGGGGCTAAAGATTAGAAAATGCTTTTCTAAATACTCAAAACTTAGAAAAAAAGAATAA
- a CDS encoding glycosyltransferase family 4 protein, with amino-acid sequence MKIGIYAPDLSAYGGGEKYICKIAEILAEKNDVEFIVFEKPNVEELESRLNVDLQGVNIRKFELNYFVKVLHLHQHVKAFLLKKITKQYDIFINQDINTVIPANSSKNFYICQIPPTNIKRSIFERVMARTFFDQNLKTYDKIVVYSTFVKKWVEKYFDNKIEILNPPVDIEKFHPGPKENKIVSVGRFFTGAHSKKQLDMIKIFKELYDNNKSVKNWEYHLAGGVGDIPENKEYLRLCQEESKGYPIHFHVNTSLENLIDLYSRSKIFWHATGFNEDENKNPEIMEHFGITTGEAMSAGCVPVVINKGGQPEIVRDGVDGFVWNDSRELKEITLKLITDEYLLKEKSYAAIMRIKEFGMDNFVNNTKKLFNFKE; translated from the coding sequence GTGAAAATTGGAATTTATGCCCCTGATTTAAGTGCTTATGGTGGTGGAGAAAAGTATATCTGCAAAATTGCAGAGATCCTGGCTGAAAAAAATGATGTTGAATTCATTGTTTTCGAAAAACCTAATGTAGAAGAACTGGAAAGCCGGTTAAATGTTGATTTACAGGGAGTAAATATTCGGAAATTCGAATTAAATTATTTTGTCAAAGTCCTTCATTTACACCAACACGTTAAAGCATTCCTGCTAAAAAAAATAACCAAACAATATGATATTTTTATAAATCAAGATATAAACACGGTTATTCCCGCTAATTCATCTAAGAATTTTTATATATGTCAAATTCCCCCCACGAATATTAAAAGAAGTATTTTTGAAAGGGTGATGGCAAGAACTTTCTTTGACCAAAACCTTAAGACTTATGATAAAATAGTGGTGTACTCCACGTTTGTTAAAAAATGGGTTGAAAAATATTTCGATAATAAAATAGAGATATTAAATCCACCAGTTGATATAGAAAAGTTTCATCCTGGTCCAAAAGAGAATAAAATAGTAAGTGTGGGTAGATTTTTCACAGGAGCACATAGTAAAAAGCAGTTGGACATGATAAAAATCTTTAAAGAATTATATGATAATAATAAATCAGTAAAAAATTGGGAATATCATTTAGCGGGGGGTGTAGGTGATATACCCGAAAATAAGGAATATTTAAGACTTTGTCAAGAAGAATCGAAAGGTTACCCCATACATTTTCATGTTAACACCTCTCTTGAGAACCTGATAGACTTATACAGCAGATCAAAAATATTTTGGCATGCTACAGGGTTTAATGAAGATGAAAACAAAAACCCGGAAATTATGGAACATTTTGGCATAACCACCGGTGAGGCAATGTCTGCGGGATGTGTTCCTGTTGTTATAAATAAAGGAGGACAACCGGAAATTGTTCGTGACGGGGTGGATGGTTTTGTATGGAATGATTCAAGAGAGTTGAAGGAAATTACTTTAAAGCTTATAACTGATGAATATTTATTGAAAGAAAAAAGTTATGCAGCTATTATGAGGATAAAAGAATTTGGAATGGATAATTTTGTTAATAACACTAAAAAATTATTTAATTTTAAAGAATAA